In Oryza glaberrima chromosome 8, OglaRS2, whole genome shotgun sequence, the following are encoded in one genomic region:
- the LOC127781081 gene encoding uncharacterized protein LOC127781081 encodes MAATTATAAAAAEVRYGIVGVGMMGREHLHNLAHLAGEVGRAEPPVRVRVTCLADPHPESLRLGLQLAADLGLPAPQIFSGHGELLDSGLCDAVVVSSPNMTHYQILMDIISHPKPHHILVEKPLCTTVQDCQKVVEAAKQRSDILVQVGLEYRYMPPVAKLIDTVKSGTLGQVRMVAIREHRFPFLVKVNNWNRFNCNSGGTLVEKCCHFFDLMRLFAAANPVRVMASGAIDVNHKDEVYDGKVPDIIDNAYVIVEFDNGSRGMLDLCMFAEGSRNEQEISVVGDIGKGEAFVPESIVRVGKRTGGRDGVVTIMAEDERIKYQGLHHGSSYLEHLNFLSAIRLQGASGPSVDITDGLLSVAIGVAGQLSIEKGRFVTIEEVLAG; translated from the exons atggcggcgacgacggcgacggctgcggcggcggcggaggtgaggtACGGGATAGTCGGGGTGGGGATGATGGGGAGGGAGCACCTCCACAACCtcgcccacctcgccggcgaggtcgggcGGGCGGAGCCGCCGGTGCGCGTGCGCGTCACCTGCCTCGCCGACCCCCACCCGGAGTcgctccgcctcggcctccagctcgccgccgacctcggcCTCCCCGCTCCCCAG ATCTTTTCAGGTCATGGGGAGCTGCTGGACAGCGGGCTTTGCGACGCTGTTGTTGTGTCATCGCCAAACATGACTCACTACCAGATACTCATGGACATCATCAGTCACCCCAAACCACACCACATCCTTGTTGAGAAGCCCTTGTGTACTACAGTACAGGACTGTCAGAAG GTTGTAGAAGCGGCTAAACAGAGATCAGACATACTTGTGCAAGTTGGATTAGAATACAGGTATATGCCTCCGGTTGCTAAGCTTATAGATACTGTTAAAAGTGGCACCTTGGGGCAAGTCAGAATGGTGGCAATCCGTGAACACCGGTTTCCTTTCCTTGTTAAG GTTAATAATTGGAATAGGTTCAATTGCAACAGTGGAGGAACTCTTGTTGAGAAGTGCTGCCATTTTTTTGATTTGATGAGATTGTTTGCAGCTGCAAACCCTGTTCGTGTGATGGCTTCTGGAGCCATTGATGTCAACCACAAGGATGAAGTTTATGATGGGAAG GTTCCAGATATTATAGACAATGCATATGTAATAGTAGAATTTGATAATGGCTCTCGTGGCATGCTTGACCTCTGCATGTTTGCTGAAGGTAGTAGGAATGAGCAGGAAATTTCTGTAGTTGGTGACATTGGGAAG GGCGAGGCTTTTGTTCCAGAGAGCATTGTTAGGGTTGGAAAGAGAACAGGAGGTAGAGATGGAGTTGTAACGATAATGGCTGAAGATGAACGGATCAA ATATCAAGGTCTTCATCATGGATCTAGCTACCTGGAGCACCTCAATTTCCTGTCTGCCATCAGGCTTCAAGGTGCATCCGGCCCATCGGTCGATATAACTGATGGCCTATTATCTGTTGCCATCGGCGTGGCTGGGCAGTTGTCCATTGAGAAGGGGCGTTTTGTCACAATTGAAGAGGTCTTGGCTGGTTGA